Proteins encoded in a region of the Zunongwangia endophytica genome:
- a CDS encoding CsbD family protein: MNDDQLEGKWKQMKGEFKQKYGKVTDDDTTYSEGKFDEMLGRLQERTGKSKAELRKEIDKW; the protein is encoded by the coding sequence ATGAATGATGATCAGTTAGAAGGAAAATGGAAACAGATGAAAGGTGAATTTAAGCAAAAGTATGGTAAAGTTACCGACGACGACACCACCTATTCTGAAGGGAAATTTGACGAGATGCTTGGAAGACTTCAGGAAAGAACCGGAAAGTCTAAAGCAGAATTGAGAAAAGAGATAGATAAGTGGTAG
- a CDS encoding esterase-like activity of phytase family protein, whose protein sequence is MMKKLIFLAISGLFLTSCATTNRVNDERVQVKFLDEYIIDKDLMVDDTKVGGLSGIDYKNGKYYLIVDTPSDARFYEAEIDIASNKIDSVRFDKAVFIEKSAEFFKDHPLDPESIRFLPEVNHVYITSEGNINNQQDPSIFILDENGNFEDAFEIPQHFTATGEQKPRHNGVFEGLTESKDRQGIWVSTELPLEQDGPKPKLFPTKSFTRITYFDKDSKKASKQFAYKLDGISKIPWLYFAINGVTEILEYKENNFLVLERAYSAGHGSKSNTVKIFDVDAGNATNILEQHSLKKASFTPAEKRLVFDFKSVRDQLTDKIIDNIEGICFGPKLPNGKQSLLLISDNNFNSFTKQLTQLILLEIDIK, encoded by the coding sequence ATGATGAAAAAATTAATATTCTTAGCTATTTCTGGACTTTTCCTTACCTCTTGTGCGACCACCAATAGAGTAAACGACGAACGTGTTCAGGTAAAATTTCTGGATGAATATATTATCGATAAAGACTTAATGGTAGATGATACCAAAGTCGGCGGGTTGTCTGGAATCGACTATAAAAATGGCAAATATTACCTTATTGTTGATACGCCATCTGATGCACGGTTTTACGAAGCTGAAATAGATATTGCTTCAAATAAAATTGATTCGGTAAGATTTGATAAAGCCGTTTTTATTGAAAAATCGGCTGAATTCTTCAAAGATCATCCTTTAGATCCTGAATCGATTCGGTTTTTACCGGAAGTAAATCACGTTTATATTACTAGTGAAGGGAATATCAACAATCAGCAAGATCCTTCTATTTTTATCTTAGACGAAAATGGGAATTTTGAAGATGCTTTTGAAATTCCTCAGCATTTTACAGCTACCGGTGAGCAAAAACCTAGACATAATGGAGTTTTTGAAGGATTGACTGAATCTAAAGATCGCCAAGGCATCTGGGTTTCAACAGAATTACCGTTGGAGCAAGATGGACCTAAACCAAAACTATTTCCGACTAAATCATTTACCAGAATCACTTACTTTGATAAAGATTCTAAAAAAGCAAGTAAACAATTCGCTTATAAGTTAGACGGAATTTCTAAAATTCCGTGGCTTTATTTTGCGATCAACGGCGTTACCGAAATTTTAGAATATAAAGAAAATAACTTTTTAGTATTAGAACGCGCATATTCAGCGGGGCATGGTTCGAAAAGCAACACGGTAAAGATTTTTGATGTCGATGCCGGTAATGCTACAAATATTCTAGAGCAACATTCATTAAAAAAAGCAAGTTTTACTCCTGCTGAAAAAAGATTGGTTTTTGATTTTAAATCGGTAAGAGATCAATTAACAGATAAAATTATTGATAATATTGAGGGTATTTGTTTTGGCCCAAAATTGCCAAATGGAAAACAATCTCTCCTTTTAATTTCAGATAATAATTTTAATAGCTTTACTAAACAGCTCACACAGCTGATTTTATTAGAAATAGATATCAAATAA